The DNA sequence cagggaggtgtagcggattttatagaccaggctcagtgcaagttgtttgactctgtcctccaccctgagccagcccactttgaagaagtgggtaggagtgaggtgtgatctggggtggaggtctagaagtaatctgactagcttgttctgggatgtttggagtctagatttgagggttttggaggtgctagggtaccaggaggtgcatgcgtaatcgaaaaagggttgaacgagagttcccgctagaatcttcatggtgcttttgttgaccagagaggagattctatagagaaatctcgttcgttggttgacctttttgattaccttggttgccatttgatcacaggaaagattagcctttagaatggaacctaggtaggtgacctcatctttcctggtgataacaatgtcacccacttttatagtgaagtcattgactttcttaaggttgatgtgggacccaaacaggatggattgtgttttacccaagtgtatggatagcttgttgtcagcgagccaggtgcaagttctacagagttcagcactgaggattttctccacctgtgacttgtccttgtctgataccagcagggttgagtcatccgcaaacaagaacaatgcacagtcgcatgctgatgacatgtcgtttatgtatattaggaacagtaaaggccctaatatactgccttgggggactccgcaacttactgagggggggggggggggggggggggggcacggtgccgttcacctctaccgcctgttccctcccctccaagtaagattgcatccagctccatgagattttgtcaaatccgattgctctgagcttatccaacaataTAGCGAGGTAGCCTCTGTCGGCTTCACCGTGACTCGGCGCATTGAGGAAATAGCCCAAGACATTGAGACACAATTGTTAGATCTGATTCAGCGTGGTACGCACTCCAGGTTGACAAATCTACAGCGTTACGGTGAGTTAAAAATctcatttgttttttatgttgtagctgcgttttattttgaaggcatgtAACCGTTTTTCTTAGCTGTTGAGTGGAAAAAGAAGTTAAAACACAAATGGTAAAAGTTTCGTGACGTGTGCAATTTTAGAGGCATAGTTTTCTAAATTCTAttgtattttcaaaaatatttaatatagatatttttttcaaaacactTTATTCAGCATCAACAGTGCAGTACAACACAGTGTCTAAATAAGCAAGTGCTCacatttattttgacattttttcttgtaaaaccatccatccatccatccattttctaccgcttattcccttcggggtcgctggagcctatctcagctacagttgggcggaaggcggggtacaccctggacaagtcgccacctcatcacagggccaacacagatagacagacaacatcacacactagggaccatttagtgttgccaatcaacctatccccaggtgcatgtctttggaggtgggaggggcctatccccaggtgcatgtctttggaggtgggaggaagccgtagttgaacccacgcagtcatggggagaacatgcaaactccacacagaaagattccaagcccgggattgaactcagggctactcaggacctttgtattgtgaggcacatgcactaacccctcttctaccGTGCTGCCCTCTTGTAAAACCTCCCCCACCAAATCTGCCCGCTTACccctctacatgtaaagcgactttgggtacttagaaaagcgctatataaatcccagttattattattattattattattattattacccctgaccttttcaaaacaaatacatgaaattattattttttttttcttcataaagaaatacaatcatgtgtgcttacggactgtatccctgcagactgtattgatctatattgatatatcaatcaatcaatcaatcaatctttatttatatagccctaaatcacaagtgtctcaaagggctgcacaagccacaacaacatcctcggtacaaagcccatataatgtatatattgtgttttttatgttgatttaataattaaaaaaaaaaaaaaaaaaaaaaaaaaaaaatatatatatatatatatatatatatatatatatatatatatatatatatatatatatatatatatatatatatatatatatatataccggtggttggggaccactgctgtatagcACACACTGCAACTGATCCAGCTGGTCCCAGTCGTCAGAGAGATGAGAGCACGGAACGTGGAACCGCTGTGTCGTCCTCGGCAGTAAATCATCAGTGGGCGCTAGAGTGTGTCTGCTCGGCTCCACAAGGGGGAAGTGGGCGTGGAAAGGTTACGTAACTCCGCTCTGGCCGACATCCACAGTCCACGCTCTGACTGCTTGCCCACTGACCAACTCCTGCCACTTCTTATCTTATTGTCCGGGCCGCTAAAAGGCTGAGCTCCAGTTTTCCCTGGTCTCTAACAAGCTGTGATGCTGTTACACTGCAGGGTTAGGAACAGCTTGGATCATTCCTTCAAATGTTCcacttccattcacacatttaaaaaacatgtcttgaaaaaatatatcactcttgaatcaacactgcaggtaatactatgatcaatgttcatTACAAACTAAGTgtgagatataaataataatggaagtgtttgtatatagtatataattggtgcaaaggtgtacaaggatatttcacatgcctttactgtgtatatcattgaactgtgttcatgttgtgtataatgtgtatttataatatgttgtacaaaggacatttcatcattttcggaagttcatcttgtacttgacattgtttatagggttaggcgcagtaagtgttcaacttcagcctaaacactTTCtctctgcaacattttctttttcaatctatgaatgtacaactgtttgtttattttgttgaccattgaccgaagaacaaTAATAAActaatgatgatgaagatgtatctgtgcaagtgaacaattggatccacaagggacaacaaccctttccacagactacacacacacacatcagaaacataaatgttagaagcctacaacaatatatgtgaagaagactttaggattaaaagtgaagatgtgaggtgaaataagtacaaatgcagcaataaaaacaagcaactccactcacgatggctctaaagttcagtgatgtgttgctaacttcagcatttttcttctttgttgatgttttgcagtagttaacatccatgatgtaacaatgctgctaatctaccagagtccacattttgttaaccattttattcagtcatacttttagttggataataacatcaattaaataaaatagaaaatatgcatggaaaaaatccctaattaaaataataagatgtcctcCGTTTAACAAtgagaaaatagaataaaatagtagctacatatataatattcaagacatgcacacaacttaaatagtaagtacaggacaacatataagactagaagatgagaagcactacatacaacatcaaatatacattcatattaaacatgctgtgtttttaaactacatttagcacaatcactgtttaagtgtttttacatccctgcagcttccatgactgttacacacttgtgtttactgacctgataCTTAGACCAGAACCTTTTAACACAtgcagtgcaactaaacggtttctcaccagtgtgtgttctcatgtgtgtggtcatgcgttcctTTATGGAGAAACTCTTCTCACAAAAagggcaagtaaaaggtttctcacctgtgtgtgttctcatgtgcaatatcatttccttcttagtgttaAATCTTTTAACACAAGCTgaacaagcaaaaggtttctctccagtgtgtgttctcatgtgtgtggtcatgatttgcttgctggagaaactcttcttacaaaaagaacaagtaaaaggtttctcacctgtgtgttctaatgtgcaatataatttccttcttagtgttgaatcttttagcacaaactgagcaagcaaaaggtttccctccagtgtgtgttgtcatgtgtgtggtcatgttacgctttatggagaaactcttcttacaaacagagcaagtaaaaggtttctcacctgtgtgtgttctcatgtgtaatgtcatgtcattcttagtgtttgaatctttcagcacaagctgaacaagcaaaaggtttctctccagtgtgttctcatgtgtctggtcatgatttgcttgctggagaaactcttcttacaaacagagcaagtaaaaggtttctcacctgtgtgtgttctcatgtgcaatatcatttccttcttagtgttgaatcttttagcacaaactgagcaagcaaaaggtttctctccagtgtgtgttctcatgtgtctggtcatgttaagctttgtggagaaactcttcttacaaacagagcaagtaaaaggtttctcacctgtgtgtgttatcatgtgtaaTGTCATGTCAATCTTAGTGTTTAATCTtacagcacaagctgagcaagcaaaaggtttctctccagtgtgtgttctcatgtgtgtggtcatgcgttcctttctggagaaactcttcttacaaacagagcatgtaaaaggtttctcacctgtgtgtgttctcatgtgtaatgtcatgtcattcttagtgttgaatcttttagcacaagctgagcaagcaaaaggtttctctccagtgtgtgttctcatgtgtgtggtcatgttttgcttgctggagaaactcttcttacaaacagagcaagtaaaaggtttctcacctgtgtgtgttctcatgtgtaatgtaATTTCCGTCATAGTGTTGAACATTTTAGCACAAgatgagcaagtaaaaggtttctctccagtgtgtgttctcatgtgtgtggtcatttgTTGCttcctggagaaactcttcttacaaacagagcaagtaaaaggtttctcacttgtgtgtgttctcatgtgtaatatcatgtcattcttagtgttgaatcttttagtgcaagctgagcaagcaaaaggtttctctccagtgtgtgttctcatgtgtgtggtcatgttaccCTTTTGGAAGAATtttttcttacaaacagagcaagtaaaaggtttctctcctgtgtgtattctcatgtgtgtggtcatgtcaccctttctgaagaaactcttcttacaaacggagcaagtaaaaggtttctctccagtgtgtgttctcatgtgtactgtaaaatgactcttctttctaaatgatttcccacattcagagcagtcaaagtgtttgttgttagtgtgatgtctcgtatcacctttagagtcatttttactctccaaaggtttttggatgtggtcactgtgatcagaagagtgtgacatcatgtggtccatgtctgacagtggagcaaagatgctgtctggttctgacttgatatcttcacaatgctctccatcagcttctgtgatgtgttgacttacaagctccgcccctctgttctcctcactttgactgtgatgaagctgtaaggactgagcttcatcttcatcatgaagctgctcctctttaatgtgggagggggcctgtagctccttctgtcccacactggtgtgccactcctcttcatgactccccgctgacacccgctggacgtctgcagaacaaatgaggtgttactgtattgaagtttgcagtattcaaactattgacatgtgagctaggccaaatagacagtgatgggcaagctacctggacaatgtagtaagctaagctacaagttattctcaattaaatggagctaagctatactctcaattaaatgtagctaagctatacactgcaaaagtagcttgccacatcaaaaaaaaaaaaaaaaaaaaaaaaaaaaaaatatatatatatatatatatatatatatatatatatatatatattggcccacatgtataatatcaatgtttatgttgtccatggaaagaagttagtaagaagcaaaagaaaaacaaccaaccatggatgacaaaaggactgaaaaatgcttgtcacaaaaaaaaaacacattatatgGAATACTAATAACACAGACTTCTataaataagtataagaaataaaaaaacaagctaattggtgtactaggaacatgtaagaaggaatactacagacaattattaaagaagaacagaaacaacatgagagcaacatggggcatcctaaatagcatcattaaaaatgctgctaagaaagattacccccagtactttctacatggaaatacaaaaaatgacaatatgaaccaaatagttgaacgttttaatgattactttgttaatatcagaaacaatgtggaacaaagatttccaaatgcagatgatggatcagttgaggacttgagtgagctcatagacagaaatcccaattccatgtttcttaagaacgtgacaaaagaagaaataatcaaaattgtaaaacattgtaaatccaagacctcaaccgactgtcatggaatagatatggtaaccataaaaaaggttatagaagacatttcagaacctctgacatatatcagcaacgtatcatttctaacccgcaaattccctgacaaaatgaaaattgcaaaagtcgtaccaatttctaagaatggagacatacaccagtttactaactacacaccagtttcattacttccaccattctccaaaatcatggaaaaactattcaatagctgattagatttatttatcaacaaaagtgggacgctggtggagaaccaatatggactcccagcaaatatctcaacatctggtcaacatatgtacaaacccggtttccatatgagttgggaagttgtgttagatgtaaatataaacggaatacaatgatttgcaaatctttttcaacccatattcagttgaatatgctacaaagacaacatatttgatgttcaaactcataaaaaaaaatgttcttgcaaataatcattaactttagaatttgatgccagcaacatgtgacaaagaagttgggaaaggtggcaataaatactgataaagttgaggaatgctcatcaaacacttatttggaacatcccacaggtgtgcaggcaaattgggaacaggtgggtgccatgattgggtataaaagtagattccatgaaatgctcagtcattcacaaacaaggatggggcgagtgtcaccactttgtcaacaaatgcgtgcgcaaattgttgaacagtttaagaaaaacctttctcaaccagctattgcaaggaatttagggatttcaccatctacggtccgtaatatcatcaaagggctcagagaatctggagaaatcactgcacgtaagcagctaagcccgtgaccttcgatcccaaaggctgtactgcatcaacaagcgacatcagtgtgtaaaggatatcaccacatgggctcaggaacacttcagaaacccactgtcagtaactacagttggtcgctacatctgtaagtgcaagttaaaactctcctatgcaaggctaaaaaccatttatcaacaacacccagaaatgtattgtattgtatgcatgcatgtctgatgtatcatgttgtaagcatgcatgtgtgatgtatcatgttgtatgcatgcatgtgtgatgtatcatgttgtatgcatgcatgtgtgatgtatcatgttgtatgcatgcatgtgtaatgtatcatgttgtatgcatgcatgtgtgatgtatcatgttgtatgcatgcatgtgtgatgtaccatgttgtatgcatgcatgtgtgatgtatcatgttgtatgcatgcatgtctgatgtatcatgttgtatgcataaatgtgtgatgtatcatgttgtatgcatgcatgtctgatgtatcatgttgtatgcatgcatgtgtgatgaatcatgttgtatgcatgcatgtctgatgcatcatgttgtatgcatgcatgtgtgatgtatcatgttgtatggatgcatgtgtgatgtatcatgttgtatgcatgcatgtgtgatgtatcatgttgtatgcatgcatgtgtgatgtatcatgttgtatgcatgcatgtgtgatgtatcatgttgtatggatgcatgtgtgatgtatcatgttgtatgcatgcatgtgtgatgtatcatgttgtatgcatgcatgtgtgatgtatcatgttgtatgcatgcatgtgtgatgtatcatgttgtatgcatgcatgtgtgatgtatcatgttgtatgcatgcatgtgtgatgtatcatgttctatgcatgcatgcatgtgtgatgtatcatgttgtatgcatgcatgtgtgatgtaccatgttgtatgcatgcatgtgtgatgtatcatgttgtatgcatgcatgtctgatgtatcatgttgtatgcatgcatgtgtgatgcatcatgttgtatgcatgcatgtgtgatgtatgatgttgtatgcatgcatgtgtgatgtatgatgttgtatgcatgcatgtgtgatgtatcatgttgtatgcatgcatgtctgatgtatcatgttgtatgcatgcatgtgtaatgtatcatgttgtatgcatacatgtgtgatgtatcatgttgtatgcatgcatgtgtgatgtatcatgttgtatgcatgcatgtgtgatgtaccatgttgtatgcatgcatgtgtgatgtatcatgttgtatgcatgcatgtctgatgtatcatgttgtatgcatgcatgtgtgatgtatcatgttgtatgcatgcatgtctgatgcatcatgttgtatgcatgcatgtgtgatgtatcatgttgtatgcatgcatgtgtgatgtatcatgttgtatgtaggggcggcgtggcgcagtggaagagtggccgtgcgtgacccgagggtccctggttcaatccccacctagtaccaacctcgtcatgtccgttgtgtcctgagcaagacacttcacccttgctcctgatggctgctggttagcgccttgcatggcagctccctccatcagtgtgtgaatgtgtgtgtgaatgggtaaatgtggaagtagtgtcaaagcgctttgagtaccttgaaggtagaaaagcgctatacaagtacaacccatttatcatttattatttatgcatgcatttgtgatgtatcatgttgtatgcatgcatgtgtgatgtatcatgttgtatgcatgcatgtgtgatgtatcatgttgtgtgcatgcatgtgtgatgtatcatgttgtatgcatgcatgtgtgatgtatcatgttgtattcatgcatgtgtgatgtatcatgttgtatgcatgcatgtgtgatgtatcatgttgtatgcatgcatgtgtgatgtatcatgttgtatgcatgcatgtatgatgtatcatgtgttgtatgcatacatgtgtgatgtatcatgttgtatgcatgcatgtgtgatgtatcatgttgtatgcatgcatgtgtgatgtatcatgttgtatgcttgcatgttccaaataaactcaactcaactaacacttggtggacattcaagccacaaaatgcaaatggagtattgttggtgtattttggatggttatagaggacctcccattggctccattgcaagtggacttttatttacatttatgagttagaattagggctgggtgatgtatggaatatactggatatatcgtgggtttgtctctgtgcgatacagaaaatgactatatggtgatattggagtatacgttctcacacagttgcttttagctgcaggcattacactacaggctcttctcactctttcttgtctctccttctcacagagacataaaacaagcgcaccttcttacatacgtcacatactgtcacgtgtgcaacatcatacgctctcacggagcagacaggtagcggcatggtaacgttagctgtggtgctagtggtaatatgagagaaagaaggtgccaatctggtaacaaatgaaggaagaattaattcccaagacaaacagcagggggtccatcgtctggcggtggtttggcttcaagcgggtagatggtgaacaagtatgcggcaaaagcgttgctacaaaaagtagcagcactgctaatgtagcatcatttgaaaagtcacccgctagagaatgaagagtgcttgaaactctgcatgtcaacatctccgttcggtgccacacccacaaaatgtccaagcaaccatttccagtttAACAccatatga is a window from the Nerophis lumbriciformis linkage group LG28, RoL_Nlum_v2.1, whole genome shotgun sequence genome containing:
- the LOC133570555 gene encoding uncharacterized protein — translated: MVSSFISPSNVYVQRVSAGSHEEEWHTSVGQKELQAPSHIKEEQLHDEDEAQSLQLHHSQSEENRGAELVSQHITEADGEHCEDIKSEPDSIFAPLSDMDHMMSHSSDHSDHIQKPLESKNDSKGDTRHHTNNKHFDCSECGKSFRKKSHFTVHMRTHTGEKPFTCSVCKKSFFRKGDMTTHMRIHTGEKPFTCSVCKKKFFQKGNMTTHMRTHTGEKPFACSACTKRFNTKNDMILHMRTHTSEKPFTCSVCKKSFSRKQQMTTHMRTHTGEKPFTCSSCAKMFNTMTEITLHMRTHTGEKPFTCSVCKKSFSSKQNMTTHMRTHTGEKPFACSACAKRFNTKNDMTLHMRTHTGEKPFTCSVCKKSFSRKERMTTHMRTHTGEKPFACSACAVRLNTKIDMTLHMITHTGEKPFTCSVCKKSFSTKLNMTRHMRTHTGEKPFACSVCAKRFNTKKEMILHMRTHTGEKPFTCSVCKKSFSSKQIMTRHMRTHWRETFCLFSLC